Proteins from one Anthonomus grandis grandis chromosome 8, icAntGran1.3, whole genome shotgun sequence genomic window:
- the LOC126740020 gene encoding uncharacterized protein LOC126740020 produces the protein MSKFTVVLVLLVLATIAWARPSGVESSQIDRVAYERCLDQFFSAANNALRGYSRSFNVNEHFLCFSKALGWQNSDGSLNRKNIEGNVDKELGYAKAQQFKDECIIEYSTPELTAGHLFNCAKNYADQNAWLKN, from the exons ATGAGCAAATTTACAGTTGTGTTGGTGTTGCTTGTTTTGGCTACTATTGCTTGG gcAAGACCGAGCGGTGTAGAATCTTCTCAAATAGATCGGGTTGCTTATGAAAGATGTCTGGATCAATTCTTTAGTGCCGCTAATAACGCTTTACGTGGATATTCCCGTTCTTTTAATGTCAATGAACATTTCCTTTGCTTCTCCAAG GCTCTTGGCTGGCAAAATTCGGACGGTTCccttaacagaaaaaatatcgAAGGAAATGTGGACAAAGAATTAGGATATGCGAAAGCGCAACAATTCAAAGACGAATGTATCATTGAATACTCTACACCGGAACTTACCGCTGGTCATTTGTTTAATTGCGCGAAGAACTACGCTGATCAAAATGCTtggttgaaaaattaa